One part of the Acetoanaerobium sticklandii genome encodes these proteins:
- a CDS encoding tyrosine-type recombinase/integrase gives MDKNFLIQINNKIDKEIPNAFKMYVKLFTNALISSGKSNNTVVSYYLDIKTFFDYCSISEILSQEITDIRPIHINSYYTHLVSVRDNNSISIKRKKYVMKLFFDFLEEQNEINKNPIPKDSVIKAKIKNPYKAPTYLEIEEIKKINKAILDTNKNEFTKIRNLFIFNLLIHTGLRINEALNLDLSDFEQGINTNRLYVKGKGEKERYLPIELNSTFFQIYEEGFVYNFAERYFTLRNKTKTSNCALFISKRGDRLTSRYVQKNLQELRLSANLNKNVTPHKLRHTFATHLLKNGTNIRLVQELLGHSSISTTQIYTHSNSKDLDEAIKKFTIKY, from the coding sequence ATGGATAAAAATTTTCTGATACAAATTAATAACAAAATAGATAAAGAAATACCAAATGCTTTTAAAATGTATGTAAAGCTGTTCACGAATGCTCTTATTTCATCAGGAAAAAGCAACAACACTGTAGTTTCTTATTATTTAGATATAAAAACTTTTTTTGATTACTGTAGCATAAGCGAAATCCTTTCGCAAGAAATCACAGATATAAGGCCAATACATATAAATTCATATTATACTCATCTCGTTTCTGTTAGAGACAATAATTCAATTTCAATAAAAAGAAAAAAATATGTCATGAAATTGTTTTTTGATTTTTTAGAGGAACAAAATGAGATTAATAAAAATCCAATACCTAAAGATAGCGTTATAAAAGCAAAAATTAAAAATCCATATAAAGCGCCTACTTATTTAGAAATTGAAGAAATAAAAAAAATAAATAAAGCAATATTAGATACCAATAAAAATGAATTTACAAAAATAAGAAACTTATTCATATTCAATCTTTTAATCCACACGGGACTAAGAATAAACGAAGCTCTAAATTTAGATTTAAGCGATTTTGAACAAGGTATAAATACTAATCGTCTCTATGTAAAAGGTAAGGGCGAAAAAGAAAGATATTTGCCAATAGAGCTAAATTCCACTTTTTTTCAAATATACGAAGAAGGATTTGTTTATAATTTTGCAGAAAGATATTTTACGTTAAGAAATAAAACTAAAACTTCTAATTGTGCGCTGTTTATCTCTAAAAGAGGAGATAGATTAACAAGTCGTTATGTACAAAAAAATTTACAGGAATTAAGATTAAGTGCTAATTTAAATAAAAATGTAACTCCTCATAAGCTCAGACATACTTTTGCTACCCACTTATTAAAAAATGGCACAAACATAAGATTGGTTCAAGAATTGCTAGGTCATAGCTCTATATCTACAACCCAAATCTACACACATTCAAACTCTAAAGACTTAGATGAGGCTATAAAAAAATTCACAATAAAATACTAG
- the hfq gene encoding RNA chaperone Hfq gives MKNSINLQDQLLNQARKEKIFLTIFLVNGVQIKGTIKGFDNYVILLDSDGKQNIVYKHAVSTIIPAKVLTFKVGDEE, from the coding sequence TTGAAAAATTCAATAAATCTTCAAGATCAACTTTTAAATCAAGCAAGGAAGGAAAAAATATTTCTAACAATATTCTTGGTTAATGGAGTTCAAATCAAAGGAACTATAAAGGGTTTTGACAATTACGTAATCTTGCTAGACTCAGATGGCAAGCAAAATATAGTATATAAACATGCTGTATCTACTATAATCCCAGCTAAAGTCCTTACTTTCAAAGTAGGAGATGAAGAATAA
- the mutL gene encoding DNA mismatch repair endonuclease MutL, with the protein MNKNQIKQLDDKTISLIAAGEVVESPASIVKELIENSIDAKATSIVLEIRDGGKSYIRVTDDGFGIDEADVELAFKRHTTSKITSFTDFCNLYTNGFRGEALASIAAVSRVSITTKTKEAFLGTSLIITGGIIEKKEKVGAKDGTTIIIEDLLYNTPARKNFLKSNQAETSKINDIVERLALINNSVKFKYINNNKVMLTTSSNLTFSESMNNIYNNAYDKSIKELPIEYIDDYGIEGFLGDNSIMSHNRKNQYIFVNKRVVKSKLITSVVEEAYSQFITINRFPIFLINLNVDPALIDVNIHPNKLEVKFSNENKLKDILFNYIKSKLSESIMIPKSNLSSKYDKVKKDEPQNINFDLFINETNLFPQDAVKKPASNNYTLDSMPTNDKSHDLENFIINTKPNAENNLFINENPNNNYDLSSKPSSNKTNLNTTSNSNHQFNYKDLSVIGVFINSYIITQYNEALYVIDQHAAHERILYEKYLNSYKNDKISSQNLLIPISINISFDVSVYIHDIIDLLNDYGFNAEPFSQESLVIRAIPNIFNQNEAINLANELINNFSKQIYLSDELKEKIASKACKSAIKANDKLLRLEISQILSDLDSCENKYSCPHGRPITIELSKYELEKMFKRIV; encoded by the coding sequence ATGAACAAAAATCAAATAAAACAGTTAGATGACAAAACTATTAGTTTAATAGCAGCTGGGGAAGTTGTTGAAAGTCCTGCCTCAATAGTAAAAGAGCTTATAGAAAATTCAATTGACGCAAAGGCTACAAGTATAGTTTTAGAAATTCGAGATGGTGGAAAATCTTATATCCGTGTAACTGATGATGGATTTGGAATCGACGAAGCTGATGTTGAGCTCGCTTTCAAAAGACATACTACAAGTAAAATTACATCTTTTACTGATTTTTGCAATTTGTATACTAATGGATTTAGAGGAGAAGCTTTAGCAAGTATAGCTGCAGTTTCAAGAGTATCGATTACAACTAAAACCAAAGAAGCATTTTTAGGAACCTCATTGATTATTACAGGTGGTATAATCGAAAAAAAGGAAAAAGTTGGAGCAAAAGATGGTACGACTATTATAATTGAAGATTTGCTATATAATACTCCTGCTAGAAAAAATTTTCTAAAGAGCAACCAAGCAGAAACTTCAAAAATTAATGACATTGTAGAGAGACTAGCACTTATTAATAACTCTGTAAAATTCAAATATATAAACAATAATAAAGTTATGTTAACAACGTCTAGTAATTTAACCTTTTCAGAGTCTATGAATAATATTTATAATAACGCCTACGATAAATCTATCAAAGAACTTCCAATCGAATACATTGATGACTATGGTATTGAGGGTTTCTTAGGTGATAATTCTATTATGTCACATAATAGAAAAAATCAGTATATCTTTGTAAATAAACGAGTTGTAAAAAGCAAGCTCATAACTTCCGTAGTTGAAGAAGCTTATAGTCAGTTTATAACTATAAATAGATTCCCGATTTTTTTAATTAATTTAAACGTAGATCCTGCCCTTATTGATGTTAATATCCATCCAAACAAATTAGAGGTTAAGTTTTCTAACGAAAATAAGCTTAAAGACATTTTATTTAATTATATTAAATCAAAGCTATCAGAATCTATAATGATTCCTAAATCAAATCTAAGTTCAAAATATGATAAGGTTAAAAAAGACGAACCTCAAAATATAAATTTTGATTTATTTATAAATGAGACTAATCTGTTTCCTCAAGATGCTGTAAAGAAGCCAGCTTCTAATAATTACACATTAGACTCAATGCCAACAAACGATAAATCTCATGATTTAGAAAACTTCATAATAAATACTAAACCCAATGCCGAAAACAATCTTTTTATTAATGAAAATCCAAATAATAACTATGATTTAAGCTCAAAACCTAGCTCTAATAAAACTAATCTAAATACTACTTCTAATTCTAACCATCAGTTTAATTATAAAGATCTTAGCGTTATTGGTGTTTTTATAAATTCATATATTATTACACAATACAATGAAGCTCTATATGTGATTGACCAGCATGCTGCTCATGAGAGAATATTATACGAAAAATATCTCAACTCCTACAAGAATGATAAAATATCCTCTCAAAATCTATTAATACCAATTTCTATCAATATATCATTTGATGTTTCAGTTTATATTCATGATATAATTGATTTGCTTAATGATTACGGCTTTAATGCAGAGCCATTTTCTCAAGAATCATTGGTTATTAGAGCCATTCCAAATATTTTTAATCAAAATGAAGCAATAAATTTAGCTAATGAGCTTATTAATAATTTTTCAAAACAAATATATCTATCTGATGAACTAAAAGAAAAAATTGCATCTAAAGCATGCAAGTCAGCAATAAAAGCAAATGATAAATTGCTTAGACTTGAGATATCTCAAATACTAAGTGATTTAGATTCTTGTGAAAATAAGTACTCTTGCCCACACGGAAGACCTATAACTATAGAACTTAGTAAATACGAGCTCGAGAAAATGTTTAAAAGAATTGTATAA
- a CDS encoding aminotransferase class I/II-fold pyridoxal phosphate-dependent enzyme, with translation MYISSNNYYSYFGISNDLINQASSIEKSLSKIYSKLDKIKEINQLKVLKAMQDTKLSDSHFNSSTGYGYNDAGREKIEEIYANVFNTEDALVRPTLVNGTHALSTCLQSLLMPGDTMLSISGKPYDTLDEVIGITNHPLSLKSYNIKYKQIDLLPSGNFDKNSIVSHLKVNSNIKMIYIQRSKGYSRRKSLTINALEEICNLIKSINHKVIIMLDNCYGEFIETREPTDVGVDIMAGSLIKNPGGGLAITGGYIVGKKSYVELASQRLTCPSIGKECGLTFNTNRLTLQGLFLAPSIVNSALKGAIFCSKLFQDSSYDVYPVYDEARSDIIQAIGLNSELEVIEFCKAIQAAAPVDSYVTPEPWDMPGYDSKVIMAAGAFIQGSSIELSADAPIKEPFTVYFQGGITYEHSKLGALMAYNNIKKIKE, from the coding sequence ATGTATATATCATCGAATAATTATTATAGCTATTTTGGAATTTCGAATGACTTAATTAATCAAGCTTCATCAATAGAAAAAAGTCTTTCTAAAATTTATTCCAAGTTAGATAAAATTAAAGAAATTAACCAATTAAAAGTTTTAAAAGCAATGCAGGATACAAAGTTAAGCGATTCCCACTTCAATTCTTCCACAGGCTATGGTTACAATGATGCAGGAAGAGAAAAAATAGAAGAAATATATGCCAATGTATTTAATACTGAAGATGCTTTAGTAAGACCTACATTAGTAAATGGAACTCACGCTTTATCAACTTGTCTACAATCTCTGCTTATGCCTGGCGATACAATGCTTTCCATATCAGGGAAACCGTACGATACTTTAGATGAGGTAATAGGAATAACAAATCATCCTCTGTCTCTAAAAAGCTATAACATAAAATACAAGCAAATAGATTTGCTTCCTAGTGGTAATTTTGACAAAAATTCAATCGTGAGTCACCTCAAAGTTAATTCAAATATTAAAATGATTTATATCCAAAGATCAAAAGGATACAGCAGAAGAAAAAGTCTTACTATAAATGCATTAGAAGAAATATGTAACTTGATAAAATCAATCAATCACAAAGTTATAATCATGCTTGACAATTGCTATGGAGAGTTTATCGAAACTCGTGAACCAACAGATGTCGGCGTGGATATAATGGCTGGATCTTTAATAAAAAATCCAGGAGGAGGCTTAGCTATAACCGGAGGCTATATAGTAGGAAAAAAAAGCTATGTGGAGCTCGCTTCCCAAAGATTAACCTGCCCGAGCATAGGAAAAGAATGCGGACTTACATTCAATACCAACAGATTGACACTACAAGGCCTTTTCTTAGCTCCAAGCATTGTAAACTCAGCTCTAAAGGGAGCAATTTTTTGTTCCAAGCTTTTTCAAGATAGCAGCTATGACGTTTATCCAGTGTACGATGAAGCAAGAAGCGATATAATACAAGCAATTGGCCTGAATTCAGAACTGGAGGTAATAGAGTTTTGCAAAGCAATACAAGCTGCCGCACCTGTGGATTCATATGTGACACCAGAACCATGGGATATGCCTGGCTATGACAGCAAGGTGATTATGGCTGCTGGAGCTTTTATACAAGGATCTTCAATAGAACTGAGCGCTGATGCGCCTATAAAAGAACCCTTTACTGTATATTTTCAAGGTGGAATTACATACGAACATTCTAAGCTGGGAGCTTTAATGGCTTATAATAATATAAAAAAAATCAAGGAGTGA
- the miaA gene encoding tRNA (adenosine(37)-N6)-dimethylallyltransferase MiaA produces the protein MKNKKIIIIAGPTAVGKTALSVSLAKRINGEIISADSMQIYKQMDIGTAKITASESSGITHHMIDIVSPQDDFTVADYAKLAREKIEDILSRGKVPIIVGGTGLYINSIVFEMDFNNSAPDTGIRNQYNTILLEQGPEYLYSILAKKNPEAANSIHPNNTKRVIRALEILDSKDDFSNFENAQNKYSKYDSKIYILSLERSILYNRINSRVDTMINNGLVDEVKDLLSKGLTNQHQSMKAIGYRQIISYLTNDLSLDDAVDLIKRDSRRYAKRQFTWFKKYKDAKWLDVESQDIEKLTEQILNDYNKS, from the coding sequence ATGAAAAATAAAAAAATAATAATTATAGCGGGACCTACTGCTGTAGGAAAAACAGCACTTTCTGTATCTTTAGCGAAAAGAATTAACGGAGAAATCATATCGGCTGATTCTATGCAAATCTATAAGCAGATGGATATTGGAACAGCTAAAATCACTGCTTCTGAATCATCTGGAATAACTCACCATATGATCGATATTGTATCTCCACAAGACGATTTCACTGTAGCTGATTATGCTAAACTTGCTAGAGAAAAAATTGAAGACATTCTTTCTAGAGGTAAAGTACCTATAATAGTAGGTGGCACTGGGTTATATATAAATTCTATAGTATTCGAAATGGATTTTAATAATTCAGCTCCTGATACAGGAATAAGAAATCAATATAATACTATTCTCTTGGAACAAGGACCTGAATATTTATATTCTATTTTAGCTAAAAAAAATCCTGAGGCAGCTAACTCAATTCATCCTAATAATACTAAAAGAGTGATACGTGCTTTAGAAATATTAGATTCTAAAGATGACTTTTCAAATTTTGAAAATGCTCAAAATAAATATTCTAAGTATGATAGTAAAATCTATATTTTATCTCTCGAAAGATCAATACTTTATAATAGAATAAACTCACGTGTGGATACCATGATAAATAATGGATTAGTCGATGAAGTAAAAGATTTGCTTTCGAAAGGCTTGACTAACCAGCATCAATCTATGAAGGCGATAGGCTATAGACAAATCATCTCATATTTAACTAATGATTTATCACTTGATGATGCTGTTGATTTAATAAAAAGAGATAGCCGTAGATATGCTAAAAGACAATTTACTTGGTTTAAAAAATATAAAGATGCGAAATGGCTTGACGTAGAGTCGCAAGATATTGAAAAATTGACAGAGCAGATTCTTAATGATTATAATAAATCGTAA